The proteins below come from a single Candidatus Flexicrinis affinis genomic window:
- a CDS encoding ATP-dependent Clp protease ATP-binding subunit: MAQLNPDLLSRDLSEAMSAAAQVVVNRRATYLTPELVLLALTRQSDTAAARLLDVLSVSRNFQKRQIERQVELAVDVNRDQPGNLDFLAKGGATVPLSRQTVIMLDDALSVAQGANETRVDTDHALQVLAESSMSTSGILRQYGVTPKSIQDARASGKIVRKDSTARDVVATTKAGDAKPVYFRESLLRDMMNILSQSVNRHVILVGPDGVGKRTLVYSLGVLMGEGKGPTGLKSLVTLDETALLDNDLNAVRAGLAKAGDGILFVPHLHRFFGGPAKAEFNKATATLQKAFLSDNPVIIGTTTEQEYNGRLLTVSSLAENSQMLRVPEPSIDESIAIVTVSKEKFEADYGLEIDDEAIRLAVTLAKRYMGALPLPRSAEHLMHRTAAMVNMSKQSHLAFRPELADTRLDAEDVTLAASQVTGVPVNKLGADERSRYASMVEHIQERIIGQDQAVIAVSRAIKAARVGLKDPKRPIGSFLFLGPTGVGKSELAKALAEFMFGSESAMLPLDMSEFKDESSINRLLGSPSGYVDSEAGGQLTERVKKQPYLLVLFDEVEKAHLQVMDILLQMMEEGRLTDGRGNTVSFSETVIILTSNLGSRQLAVPVIDDEVREAAMDEVREYFRPEFLNRLDEVVMFNALNGDSLRRILLLQLKKEAQLVAERGITLSFGDDSVDWMMTQYDEPEYGARPLRRIIQRFVRVPLAEFMLKANPEAGTEIHVGSGEDGLTFSAVKDGQEISA; this comes from the coding sequence ATGGCACAGCTTAATCCGGATTTGCTCTCGCGCGACCTGTCCGAGGCGATGAGCGCCGCCGCACAGGTCGTGGTCAACCGCCGCGCTACGTACCTCACGCCCGAGCTGGTCCTGCTGGCCCTGACCCGCCAGTCGGACACGGCGGCAGCGCGCCTGTTGGACGTCCTCAGCGTGTCGCGCAATTTCCAGAAGCGGCAGATCGAACGGCAGGTCGAGCTGGCGGTCGACGTCAACCGCGACCAGCCCGGCAATCTCGATTTTCTCGCCAAGGGCGGCGCGACCGTGCCGCTCAGCCGGCAGACCGTAATTATGCTGGACGATGCGCTGTCGGTGGCGCAAGGAGCCAACGAGACCCGCGTCGATACCGATCACGCGCTGCAAGTGCTGGCCGAGAGCAGCATGAGCACGTCGGGCATCCTGCGCCAGTACGGCGTGACGCCCAAGTCGATTCAAGATGCGCGCGCATCCGGCAAAATCGTGCGCAAAGACAGCACGGCGCGCGATGTCGTGGCGACGACCAAGGCCGGCGACGCCAAACCGGTCTACTTCCGCGAGTCGCTGCTGCGCGACATGATGAACATCCTCTCGCAGTCGGTCAACCGCCACGTCATCCTCGTCGGGCCGGACGGCGTCGGCAAGCGCACGCTGGTCTACAGCCTCGGTGTGCTGATGGGCGAAGGCAAAGGGCCGACCGGCCTCAAGTCGCTGGTCACGCTGGACGAAACCGCCCTGCTCGACAACGATCTGAACGCCGTGCGCGCCGGCCTCGCCAAAGCCGGCGACGGCATCCTATTCGTGCCGCACCTGCACCGCTTCTTCGGCGGGCCGGCCAAGGCCGAGTTCAACAAGGCGACCGCCACCCTCCAGAAGGCATTCCTCAGCGATAATCCGGTCATCATCGGCACGACCACCGAGCAGGAATACAACGGCCGTCTGCTCACCGTGAGCAGCCTCGCCGAGAACAGCCAGATGCTGCGCGTGCCGGAACCGTCGATTGACGAGTCGATCGCGATCGTGACCGTTAGCAAAGAGAAGTTCGAAGCCGACTACGGCCTCGAGATCGACGACGAAGCGATCCGGCTGGCCGTCACGCTGGCAAAGCGCTACATGGGCGCGCTGCCGCTGCCGCGCAGCGCCGAGCATCTGATGCACCGCACCGCCGCGATGGTCAACATGAGCAAGCAGTCGCATCTGGCGTTCCGGCCCGAACTCGCCGACACGCGCCTCGACGCAGAAGACGTCACACTCGCCGCCAGTCAGGTCACCGGCGTGCCGGTCAACAAGCTGGGTGCCGACGAACGCAGCCGCTACGCCAGCATGGTCGAGCACATTCAGGAGCGCATCATCGGGCAGGATCAGGCCGTGATCGCCGTCAGCCGCGCGATCAAAGCGGCGCGCGTCGGCCTCAAGGACCCCAAGCGCCCGATCGGGTCGTTCCTGTTTCTCGGACCGACCGGCGTCGGCAAGTCCGAGCTGGCGAAGGCGCTGGCCGAGTTCATGTTCGGCAGCGAGTCGGCTATGCTGCCGCTGGATATGTCCGAGTTCAAGGACGAAAGCAGCATCAACCGCCTGCTCGGTTCGCCGTCCGGCTACGTCGACAGCGAGGCCGGCGGTCAGCTCACCGAGCGCGTCAAGAAACAGCCTTACCTGCTCGTGCTGTTCGACGAGGTCGAGAAGGCGCATTTGCAGGTCATGGACATCCTGCTGCAGATGATGGAAGAAGGCCGCCTGACCGACGGACGCGGCAACACCGTCAGCTTCAGCGAGACGGTCATCATCCTGACCAGCAACCTCGGCAGCAGGCAGCTTGCCGTACCGGTCATTGACGACGAGGTGCGCGAGGCCGCAATGGACGAGGTGCGCGAGTACTTCCGGCCGGAGTTTCTCAACCGCCTTGACGAAGTCGTCATGTTCAACGCGCTCAACGGCGACAGCCTGCGCAGAATCCTGCTGCTTCAGCTCAAGAAGGAAGCGCAGCTGGTGGCTGAGCGCGGTATCACGCTGTCGTTCGGCGACGACTCGGTCGAC
- a CDS encoding AI-2E family transporter: protein MSTAPNSATPVTNRWSSNWVFLLFLTGIIILALWQIRSILLLTFTSIVLVIFFTIPIRRLTKITLPFNGGRKMGRGTAIIITLVGVVLVLMILSAVASQQIIEQFVTLLNTTIPAGIARVSEWWDGGRVLNEIPFLENVDLTSIFGSTAGLDSGAAGVASLDIVGALRRPGIAPTIAQMVGVIEPSLTLNISQSVLQDIGTQLLSALGTVGGSVLPLLGGVANFLLSTLIVVFISMYFLAEPGRYVDRIILYTPVGYRSRMRTILNRMDEAIRAWLKITGVSMLVAGVLTGILLLVLADLRTQWAALGVIAGVASFIPNFGPLLALIPALLVGAVQTPDRLLVIVLIVYGVSFVQSQVVSPILANEDMNMPPVLILIGQIVFGIFFGFLGIMFAVPLMAILLVLLDEVYVKDVLGDRESVPDELIIEPMETSETYGTA, encoded by the coding sequence ATGTCCACAGCCCCGAACTCCGCGACTCCCGTCACCAACCGGTGGTCGTCCAACTGGGTTTTCCTGCTGTTCCTGACCGGAATCATCATCCTTGCGCTCTGGCAGATTCGCAGCATTCTGCTGCTGACCTTCACGTCGATCGTGCTGGTCATCTTTTTCACTATTCCGATCCGGCGCCTGACGAAGATTACACTGCCGTTCAACGGTGGTCGCAAGATGGGCCGCGGTACGGCCATCATCATCACGCTGGTCGGTGTTGTGCTTGTGTTGATGATTCTGTCCGCGGTCGCTTCCCAGCAGATCATCGAGCAGTTCGTCACGCTCCTCAATACGACGATTCCGGCCGGCATCGCTCGCGTGTCGGAGTGGTGGGACGGCGGTCGCGTCCTCAACGAGATCCCCTTCCTCGAAAACGTCGACCTGACCAGTATCTTCGGCAGTACCGCCGGCCTTGACTCCGGTGCGGCAGGTGTGGCGTCGCTCGACATTGTGGGCGCCTTGCGGCGCCCCGGTATCGCCCCCACCATCGCGCAGATGGTCGGCGTCATCGAGCCCAGCCTGACCCTCAACATCAGCCAGTCCGTTCTGCAAGACATCGGCACTCAGCTTTTATCCGCGCTGGGCACGGTCGGCGGGTCGGTCCTCCCGCTGCTGGGCGGCGTCGCCAACTTCCTGCTCAGTACGCTGATCGTCGTCTTCATCAGCATGTACTTTCTGGCGGAACCGGGACGCTATGTCGACCGTATCATCCTTTATACGCCGGTCGGGTATCGCAGCCGCATGCGCACGATCCTCAACCGCATGGACGAGGCCATCCGCGCATGGCTGAAGATTACCGGCGTCTCGATGCTGGTCGCAGGCGTACTGACCGGCATTTTGCTGCTTGTGCTTGCCGACCTGCGCACGCAGTGGGCGGCGCTTGGCGTGATTGCCGGTGTGGCGTCGTTCATCCCGAACTTCGGGCCGCTGCTGGCGCTGATCCCGGCTCTGCTGGTCGGCGCCGTGCAGACGCCCGACCGGCTGCTTGTGATCGTCCTGATCGTGTACGGTGTCAGCTTTGTGCAAAGCCAAGTCGTCTCGCCGATTTTGGCGAACGAAGATATGAATATGCCGCCCGTGCTGATCCTGATCGGGCAGATCGTGTTCGGCATTTTCTTCGGCTTCCTCGGCATCATGTTCGCCGTGCCGCTGATGGCGATCCTGCTGGTGCTGCTGGACGAGGTCTACGTGAAGGACGTGCTCGGCGACCGCGAATCCGTACCTGACGAACTCATCATCGAACCGATGGAGACATCCGAAACTTATGGCACAGCTTAA
- a CDS encoding TetR/AcrR family transcriptional regulator, whose product MSTTRFPTPKQRRQRRRDEMIEAIVEASRTIMREHGVAALNLNEIARMLGIRAPSLYEYFPNKMALYDHLFRLGTRLARQSLAHVDDGPDVNVWEVAERAMTAYFQWSIDNPDLFKLVFERHVPGFVPSDDTMAEMIEFLKEGTERMQRVFRSLPASRRLSVEQMRDMFIAIQHGITALHLANSPDLPLGQGRYGGMVPLVIAMLQAAWSE is encoded by the coding sequence GTGAGCACCACGAGATTCCCTACACCCAAGCAGCGGCGCCAGCGCCGCCGCGACGAGATGATCGAAGCGATTGTCGAGGCGTCGCGGACCATTATGCGCGAGCACGGAGTGGCCGCTCTGAACCTCAACGAAATCGCGCGCATGTTGGGCATTCGCGCGCCGTCGCTGTACGAGTACTTCCCCAACAAGATGGCGCTCTACGACCACCTATTCCGGCTTGGGACGCGGCTCGCGCGCCAGAGCCTCGCCCATGTTGATGACGGCCCTGACGTAAACGTTTGGGAGGTTGCCGAGCGCGCCATGACGGCCTACTTCCAATGGTCGATCGACAACCCCGACCTGTTCAAACTCGTGTTCGAGCGCCACGTGCCGGGGTTCGTGCCATCGGACGACACCATGGCGGAGATGATCGAATTCCTGAAGGAAGGCACGGAGCGCATGCAGCGCGTGTTCAGGTCGCTGCCGGCGTCGCGGCGCCTGTCTGTCGAGCAGATGCGCGACATGTTCATCGCCATACAGCACGGAATCACTGCGCTGCATCTTGCCAACAGCCCCGACCTGCCATTGGGGCAGGGGCGCTACGGGGGCATGGTCCCGTTGGTGATCGCCATGCTTCAGGCCGCATGGTCGGAATAG
- a CDS encoding maleylpyruvate isomerase family mycothiol-dependent enzyme, with protein sequence MSQSAAISAFPIERSATQHVREIPPLARSEVMPQARVELDRFLALVEHLSPDDLQQRTDCALWSVKDIVAHQASHVTGLVSVGECLNQFNPRNYREYTAKGMNTLDAANQRQVDMRADRTLAELIAEMRENAEPSFAGRQRFPFFLRWVRMPVPGFDGRISIGYLIDTIYTRDMWMHRVDIARVTGREMVLTPEHDGRIVALIVREVDGRLGKALGTTSVTLRLTGPAGGEWIAGGANAPSALLEFDLVEFNRLASGRTTAQHVLDHGLVRIDGERAAAETALRNIVVLY encoded by the coding sequence ATGAGCCAGTCCGCCGCCATTTCCGCGTTTCCGATCGAACGTTCCGCCACGCAGCACGTCCGCGAGATTCCGCCTCTAGCGCGATCCGAGGTGATGCCACAGGCGCGGGTCGAGCTTGACCGCTTCCTCGCACTCGTCGAGCATCTCTCGCCTGACGATCTTCAACAGCGCACCGACTGTGCGCTGTGGTCGGTCAAGGACATCGTCGCGCATCAGGCCAGCCACGTGACCGGGCTCGTCAGTGTGGGCGAATGCCTTAACCAGTTCAACCCGCGTAACTACCGCGAGTACACCGCAAAGGGCATGAACACGCTCGATGCGGCCAACCAGCGGCAGGTCGACATGCGCGCGGATCGCACGCTTGCAGAGTTGATCGCCGAGATGCGCGAAAATGCCGAACCGTCGTTTGCAGGCCGGCAGCGATTCCCGTTCTTCCTGCGTTGGGTCCGAATGCCGGTGCCGGGGTTTGACGGGCGCATTAGCATCGGCTATCTGATCGACACGATCTACACCCGCGACATGTGGATGCACCGCGTCGACATCGCCCGCGTCACCGGTCGCGAAATGGTCCTGACGCCCGAGCATGACGGCCGAATTGTCGCGCTGATCGTCCGCGAGGTCGATGGGCGGCTCGGCAAGGCGCTTGGAACGACGTCGGTGACGCTCCGGTTGACCGGCCCGGCAGGCGGCGAGTGGATTGCCGGCGGCGCAAACGCACCCTCTGCACTGCTCGAATTCGACCTCGTTGAGTTCAATCGGCTTGCGTCAGGACGTACCACCGCGCAGCACGTACTCGACCACGGCTTAGTGCGCATCGATGGCGAGCGGGCAGCTGCAGAGACGGCGCTCAGGAACATCGTCGTTCTGTACTAG
- a CDS encoding ArsA family ATPase: MRVIVHTGKGGVGKTSISAATALRCAQLGLKTIVISTDTAHSLADSLEAKIGPEPVQIRENLWAQEVDARYSMEKYWGRFQKYLVALFSKNGIDDIVAEEVTLLPGLEEGAHLLWINKYMEDGFFDVLIVDAAPTAETLRLLSLPDVTRWWVERVLTLTRGVSRVLRPIGRVLGRSMDSVPDEQSFDQVKSLFDTLDKIRGVLADPSISSVRLVVNPEKMVIKETQRTYTYLNLYGYATDAILCNRIIPDEVTDPYFTMWKANQKENIEFISEAFGGLPMLKAPMFNGEISGPERLEMLAQELYGDTNPADYLFDGQTHRIEKADDGTYRLIVPLPFAEKSDMDLYRSRDELTLRVGPYRRNIVLPYALWDLEVADAKFIDQNLNIRFAARQPDGDKQPA; this comes from the coding sequence ATGCGCGTCATCGTCCATACGGGTAAAGGTGGCGTAGGCAAGACATCGATCAGCGCGGCGACCGCGCTGCGTTGCGCTCAACTGGGCTTGAAGACCATCGTCATCAGCACGGACACCGCCCACAGCCTCGCCGACTCGCTCGAAGCCAAGATCGGCCCCGAGCCGGTTCAGATTCGCGAAAACCTGTGGGCGCAGGAAGTCGACGCCCGCTACTCGATGGAGAAGTACTGGGGGCGCTTCCAGAAGTATCTGGTGGCGCTGTTCAGCAAGAACGGCATCGACGACATCGTGGCCGAAGAGGTCACGCTGCTGCCGGGTCTCGAAGAGGGCGCTCACTTGCTGTGGATTAACAAGTACATGGAGGACGGCTTCTTCGACGTGCTGATCGTCGATGCCGCGCCAACCGCCGAAACGCTGCGCCTGCTCAGCCTGCCGGACGTCACACGGTGGTGGGTGGAACGCGTGCTGACGCTCACACGCGGCGTCAGCCGGGTGCTGAGGCCAATCGGGCGGGTGCTGGGCCGCAGCATGGACAGCGTGCCGGACGAACAGTCGTTCGATCAGGTCAAATCGCTGTTCGACACGCTCGACAAGATCCGCGGCGTGCTGGCCGACCCGTCGATCAGCAGTGTGCGGCTCGTCGTCAACCCGGAGAAGATGGTCATCAAGGAGACGCAGCGGACGTACACGTACCTGAATCTGTACGGCTACGCGACCGACGCAATCCTGTGCAACCGGATCATCCCCGACGAGGTGACCGATCCGTACTTCACCATGTGGAAGGCCAATCAGAAAGAGAACATCGAGTTCATCAGCGAGGCGTTCGGCGGCTTGCCGATGCTGAAAGCCCCGATGTTCAACGGCGAGATCAGCGGGCCGGAGCGGCTCGAGATGCTGGCGCAGGAATTGTACGGCGACACCAACCCGGCCGATTACCTGTTCGACGGGCAAACGCACCGTATCGAGAAGGCCGACGACGGCACCTACCGCCTGATCGTCCCGCTGCCGTTCGCCGAGAAGTCCGACATGGACTTGTACCGTTCGCGCGACGAATTGACCCTGCGAGTAGGGCCGTATCGCCGCAATATCGTCCTGCCGTATGCGCTGTGGGACCTCGAGGTCGCTGATGCAAAGTTTATCGACCAGAACCTCAACATCCGTTTCGCTGCACGACAGCCCGACGGCGACAAACAACCCGCCTGA
- a CDS encoding AarF/ABC1/UbiB kinase family protein, whose protein sequence is MQSLSTRTSTSVSLHDSPTATNNPPDRVTATSSDGMATGMYGAVDQLRGRPQTPPERTEPERPPHSGFVPVAAGSTVPASIADVPRGRSITNQYRFVMVLLWAAQLFARVLFWQIYMRKIVPGYVERTNPQRWVRYAKQFRRFALARAGLFIKLGQFISTRLDALPEAVIRELESLQDEVTVVPYHQVRRTLERELGPIDTHFEWFREEPVGAASLGQAHRAKLKTGERVVVKVQRPGIRGICYTDIVALQIIAWVADKFAFINRRADAPALVREFGTVVLEELSYYHEAGNAHKFAAMYETDPGVYIPEVYDDLSTDIVMTMEDVTSIKISDFAALEAAGISRKAVAERLMDTYLKQIFEHFFFHADPHPGNLFIYPLPVDDPTPYIKAKGGRPFYLIFIDFGMTGRLTREIASGMVDTLNAVIMRDPHKLVRSYSELGFILPGADLDRIEEAAKAAFDEVWGMSLTEIRDMDFDRAANLAGEFSDLIKSMPFYLPQDFIYLGRTISILSGMSTQLDSSFNPWTELEPYAQRLALQGFGAPVSFNAGDKTGWELARTLFNGGGGQVLQLAQQAVLRQFPTLNNAVEVLTRLNAGDLRVISEPSSAYKAQMRSLESAQRATSRAVVFGSVLVASTLLLTAGAAVPAAIGYGFCGVSALYGWFKR, encoded by the coding sequence ATGCAAAGTTTATCGACCAGAACCTCAACATCCGTTTCGCTGCACGACAGCCCGACGGCGACAAACAACCCGCCTGACCGGGTGACAGCGACCAGCAGCGACGGCATGGCGACCGGCATGTACGGCGCTGTCGACCAACTGCGCGGTCGCCCGCAAACTCCACCCGAACGCACCGAGCCGGAGCGCCCGCCGCACTCCGGCTTTGTGCCGGTGGCCGCAGGCAGCACCGTCCCCGCCAGTATCGCGGACGTCCCGCGCGGGCGCTCGATCACGAACCAGTACCGTTTCGTGATGGTGCTGCTGTGGGCGGCGCAGCTGTTCGCCCGCGTGCTGTTCTGGCAAATCTACATGCGCAAGATCGTACCCGGCTACGTCGAACGGACGAACCCGCAGCGGTGGGTGCGCTATGCCAAACAGTTCCGGCGGTTTGCGCTGGCGCGGGCCGGGCTGTTCATCAAGCTCGGCCAGTTCATCAGCACACGCCTCGACGCGCTGCCGGAGGCGGTGATCCGCGAACTGGAGAGCTTGCAGGACGAAGTGACGGTCGTGCCGTATCATCAGGTTCGCCGGACGCTCGAACGCGAACTCGGCCCAATCGACACTCACTTCGAATGGTTCCGCGAAGAACCGGTCGGCGCGGCGTCGTTGGGGCAGGCGCACCGCGCCAAGCTCAAGACCGGCGAGCGAGTGGTCGTGAAGGTACAGCGACCGGGCATTCGCGGCATTTGCTACACCGACATCGTCGCGCTGCAGATCATTGCGTGGGTGGCGGACAAGTTCGCGTTCATCAACCGCCGCGCCGACGCACCGGCGCTGGTGCGCGAGTTCGGTACGGTCGTGCTAGAAGAACTCAGCTACTACCACGAGGCCGGCAACGCGCATAAGTTCGCCGCGATGTACGAGACCGACCCCGGCGTGTACATCCCGGAGGTCTACGACGACCTCAGCACCGACATCGTGATGACGATGGAGGACGTGACCAGCATCAAGATTAGCGACTTCGCGGCGCTGGAAGCCGCGGGGATTAGCCGCAAAGCGGTTGCCGAGCGCCTGATGGACACGTACCTCAAGCAGATCTTCGAGCACTTCTTCTTCCACGCCGACCCGCACCCCGGCAACCTGTTTATCTATCCGCTGCCGGTGGACGATCCGACGCCGTATATCAAGGCCAAGGGCGGGCGGCCGTTCTACCTGATCTTCATCGACTTTGGCATGACGGGCCGGCTGACGCGCGAGATCGCCAGCGGTATGGTCGACACGCTCAACGCGGTCATCATGCGCGACCCGCACAAGCTGGTGCGCAGCTACAGCGAATTGGGGTTCATTCTGCCCGGCGCCGACCTCGACCGCATCGAAGAGGCGGCGAAGGCGGCCTTCGACGAGGTGTGGGGCATGAGCCTCACCGAAATTCGCGATATGGACTTCGATCGCGCCGCCAACCTCGCCGGCGAGTTCAGCGACCTGATCAAGTCGATGCCGTTCTACCTGCCACAGGACTTCATTTACCTCGGCCGTACGATCAGCATCCTGAGCGGCATGAGCACCCAGCTCGACAGCAGCTTCAACCCGTGGACGGAACTCGAGCCGTACGCGCAGCGTCTGGCGCTGCAGGGATTCGGTGCGCCGGTCAGCTTCAACGCGGGGGACAAGACCGGCTGGGAATTGGCGCGCACGCTGTTTAACGGCGGGGGCGGGCAGGTGCTTCAACTTGCCCAGCAGGCCGTCCTGAGGCAGTTCCCGACGCTAAACAACGCCGTCGAAGTGCTGACGCGATTGAACGCCGGCGACCTGCGCGTGATCAGCGAGCCGAGCAGCGCGTACAAGGCGCAAATGCGGTCGCTCGAAAGCGCCCAACGCGCGACGAGCCGAGCGGTCGTGTTCGGGTCGGTGCTGGTGGCCTCGACGCTGTTGCTCACGGCGGGCGCGGCAGTGCCCGCGGCTATCGGCTACGGCTTCTGCGGCGTATCCGCCCTGTACGGATGGTTCAAGCGGTAA
- a CDS encoding alpha/beta hydrolase — protein MNDIQQDGPNDRVEQLFEELRQTPDAATADALEAMLVARLSHANSNGRKPDAMTTIALPHRDSRKSIPRFRQLARWAAIALVIPAITALLSIRPPDNLWLVASGTQDQTDQTTSDADIIGDGQPQVTLPNTETFNITSEITGREYQIFVSLPETYFDAANADTRYSVVYVLDGNILFGAMHNLNWLTDGVNELPPFIVVAIGYTEDFINQRVSDMASSPGPFLDFVGDELIALVDAQYRTESTPIQRTLMGHDVGGKFVMYVLVNRPELFGRYVATGVTTYEPEKLAGLSSVFGAEPTGEPTRLFLGAAAVGARDARRTYDALQEQSYSGLQVTFLELEHVRHAASAIPLWTHGLLYVYDRVP, from the coding sequence ATGAACGACATCCAGCAGGACGGCCCCAACGATCGGGTTGAGCAGCTTTTCGAGGAACTTCGCCAGACGCCGGACGCGGCTACGGCGGACGCCCTCGAAGCTATGCTCGTCGCGCGTCTTTCGCATGCAAACTCGAATGGAAGGAAACCTGACGCCATGACCACGATCGCGCTTCCCCACCGTGATTCGCGCAAGTCCATACCTCGTTTCCGCCAGCTCGCACGATGGGCGGCAATTGCGCTCGTTATCCCCGCGATCACTGCTCTGCTGTCAATCCGTCCGCCTGACAATCTCTGGCTGGTAGCCAGCGGCACACAGGATCAGACCGACCAGACCACGTCGGACGCTGACATCATCGGCGATGGCCAACCACAGGTCACGCTGCCGAACACCGAGACGTTCAACATCACATCCGAGATCACCGGCCGCGAGTACCAAATCTTCGTTTCACTGCCGGAGACCTACTTCGACGCCGCCAATGCCGACACTCGCTATTCGGTGGTCTACGTCCTCGATGGAAACATACTATTCGGGGCGATGCATAACTTGAACTGGCTCACTGATGGCGTGAACGAACTGCCACCCTTCATCGTCGTTGCAATAGGATATACCGAAGACTTCATCAATCAGCGAGTGTCTGACATGGCCAGCTCTCCGGGCCCCTTCCTAGATTTCGTTGGCGACGAGCTCATTGCCCTTGTCGACGCGCAGTACCGGACAGAATCGACACCAATTCAGCGGACGCTGATGGGACATGACGTCGGCGGCAAGTTTGTCATGTATGTCTTGGTCAATCGCCCCGAGTTGTTTGGGCGCTACGTGGCAACAGGAGTCACAACCTATGAACCGGAGAAACTCGCCGGCTTGAGCTCTGTCTTTGGAGCCGAACCGACTGGTGAACCGACCAGGCTCTTTCTTGGAGCAGCTGCCGTGGGGGCACGCGACGCGCGGCGGACCTATGACGCGCTCCAAGAGCAATCGTACTCCGGGCTCCAAGTGACCTTCCTGGAATTGGAGCACGTGCGCCACGCTGCTAGTGCCATTCCCCTGTGGACACATGGGCTGCTTTATGTCTATGATCGGGTACCTTAA
- a CDS encoding sigma-70 family RNA polymerase sigma factor, with product MFAYVASRVDSSHDADVVTQDVFMRIVNGLAGYEYRGLGSFSAWVFRIAYHEAVRHVKKHRLRDVPIDDVPDIAGEDARPEHEVERKERFAALRRLIARLTPREQEVITLRYFGEVRNRDIAVVLEINERTVASTLNRAVKHLRRNLHSEPVLWNVEIGEHE from the coding sequence GTGTTTGCCTACGTGGCGTCGCGCGTGGACAGCAGTCACGATGCAGACGTTGTCACGCAGGATGTGTTCATGCGTATCGTCAATGGCCTCGCGGGCTATGAATACCGCGGGCTGGGTTCGTTTAGCGCATGGGTGTTCCGAATCGCTTATCACGAGGCCGTGCGGCACGTCAAGAAACACCGCTTGCGTGATGTCCCCATCGACGATGTTCCGGACATCGCCGGCGAGGACGCGAGGCCGGAACACGAGGTAGAGCGTAAGGAGCGATTCGCGGCGCTGCGCCGTTTGATCGCACGCCTGACGCCCCGCGAGCAGGAGGTGATCACGCTGCGGTATTTCGGCGAGGTGCGCAACCGGGACATTGCCGTCGTCCTCGAGATTAACGAGCGGACGGTAGCATCTACGCTCAACCGCGCGGTCAAACACCTGCGTCGCAACCTTCACTCCGAGCCCGTGCTGTGGAACGTTGAAATTGGGGAACATGAATGA
- a CDS encoding sigma-70 family RNA polymerase sigma factor has product MAAARHDQKAFRVLFRRYHPRVFAYVAARVGSADDADDIAADVFVRVVDGLPGFEYRGPGSFSAWVFRIAYHEVVQHVRRYRLRDVPIDDLPEIAGGDTGPEHALQRKERFAAVRRAILRLPPRQQEVVSMRYFAGVRNREIAEALGIDERTVASTIIRALENLRLTLRPELASWVEDRVD; this is encoded by the coding sequence GTGGCGGCGGCGCGGCACGATCAAAAAGCGTTTCGCGTGCTGTTCCGGCGCTATCACCCGCGCGTGTTCGCCTACGTGGCGGCGCGCGTAGGCAGCGCGGACGATGCAGACGACATCGCCGCCGACGTCTTCGTGCGTGTGGTCGACGGCCTGCCGGGTTTTGAATACCGTGGGCCGGGTTCGTTCAGCGCGTGGGTGTTTCGCATCGCGTATCACGAGGTCGTACAGCATGTCAGGCGGTACCGCCTGCGTGACGTCCCGATCGACGACCTGCCGGAAATCGCAGGCGGCGATACCGGCCCCGAGCACGCGCTGCAGCGCAAGGAGCGGTTCGCCGCGGTCCGCCGCGCGATCCTGCGCCTTCCGCCGCGCCAGCAGGAGGTGGTGTCGATGCGTTATTTCGCTGGGGTGCGCAACCGCGAAATCGCCGAAGCACTCGGGATCGACGAACGGACGGTCGCATCGACCATCATCCGCGCGCTCGAAAACCTGCGCCTCACGCTCCGCCCCGAACTTGCGTCATGGGTCGAAGACAGAGTGGACTGA